From one Pirellulales bacterium genomic stretch:
- a CDS encoding efflux RND transporter permease subunit has translation MISRFFIDRPIFASVVSIVITLVGAIALFYLPIAQYPRITPPGISISITYPGASAKVVADTVAAPIEQQVNGVEGMLYMSSQMGNDGSYTLTVTFDIGVDLNTALVMVQNRVALAMPQLPTEVQNQGITVRKKTPDILMIVNFYSPDGRYDDIYLSNYATIFVKDELLRVPGVSDISYQGQRDYSIRVWLDPQKLAARGMTAIDVANAVRAQNLDVPAGQIGQPPAPGGQMFQLPVDALGRLSRPEEFANIIVKVNPTRMTQPATARRPPVLASSFGLPAPGTNATQPTGPATTAASTSAVNSSLLTVGTGGGTAGTSGPTLSTSTTAGRATTATVTTAGAAPAGGTTAGATLLATPGVSTGGGGTAAGGGTTGGGGMTGGGSTTGGAFSTAPSSNAAPSSNTAPSTNTDLSYSAASSTSATSASPTASAAGSSFMPNQPSLAIVRLSDVGRVEMGAQNYNQSCLFDGKPSVGLGVFQLPGTNALDVANSVRAKMEELKSRFPEGLDYQIAYDTTPFIRESVSDVVNTLLEATLLVGVVVLLFLQTWRSVLIPLIAVPVAIIGTFSIMALLGYSLNNISLFGLVLAIGIVVDDAIVVVENVERWLEHGLPPREATRKAMDEVTGPIIAVALVLCAVFVPCAFVGGITGQFYRQFAVTIAVSTVFSALNSLTLSPALAALLLKPRDGRRDPVTKILDLSLGWIFRLFNAAFGASTTAYGKVVASFMRVNLVILAAYGALMVLTYLMFSKAPIGFVPQQDQGRLIVSIQLPDSASLQRTQAVVAKVAEIAGKTPGIAHTVGISGLSFVMQATGPNVASMFIVLDSFEKRRHPFRPDTAIMADLRRAWAKQIKDAVVTVYGASPIPGVGVAGGFKVMIEDRGDLGLPSLQMQTDSLDRKLQTDVPGLISVSTQFRSNTPQLFLNIDRLKAASLGVSLQDVNQTLDIFLGSLYVNSFNDFGRHWQVTLQAEGPYRNQTTAINLFQVRNNRGQMVPLGTLANLQSTGGPIAVTRYNLYTAAAITGNLQSGLSSGEAIPAVDKLAAETLPISMKGDWTELMFMQKRAGNTSMVVFALAVVCVFLALAALYESWSLPLAVILVVPLCLLCSLAGVLGTHLDVNIFVQIGLVVLVGLACKNAILIVEFARQLHEEGRSRFDATEEASRLRLRPILMTSFAFIFGVIPLMLASGAGAEMRRSLGTAVFSGMLGVTLFGIFLTPVFFYVIQSIGETRLVSATATRWIGSTVAGGLLGLTIGFLLGELGVVGLPWAAWVGASAGVLLALTLLELFRRYRAEPS, from the coding sequence ATGATCTCGCGCTTCTTCATCGATCGGCCGATTTTTGCCTCCGTCGTCTCGATCGTGATCACGCTGGTCGGGGCGATCGCGCTCTTCTATCTGCCGATCGCCCAATATCCGCGCATCACGCCACCCGGCATATCCATCTCCATCACCTATCCCGGAGCCAGCGCGAAGGTCGTGGCTGACACGGTCGCGGCGCCGATCGAGCAGCAAGTGAACGGCGTCGAGGGGATGCTCTACATGTCATCGCAAATGGGAAACGACGGCTCGTACACGCTGACCGTGACCTTCGACATCGGCGTGGATCTGAACACGGCCCTGGTCATGGTCCAGAACCGCGTGGCGCTGGCCATGCCGCAGCTTCCGACCGAAGTGCAGAATCAGGGAATCACGGTCCGCAAGAAGACGCCCGACATCTTGATGATCGTTAACTTCTATTCGCCCGACGGGCGCTACGACGATATCTACTTGAGTAATTACGCGACGATCTTCGTCAAGGATGAATTGCTCCGCGTTCCGGGTGTTTCGGACATCTCCTACCAAGGGCAGCGCGACTACAGCATCCGGGTCTGGTTGGATCCGCAGAAGCTCGCGGCCCGCGGCATGACCGCTATTGACGTGGCCAACGCGGTCCGGGCCCAGAATCTGGACGTGCCGGCGGGGCAAATCGGTCAGCCGCCAGCGCCGGGCGGTCAGATGTTTCAACTGCCCGTCGACGCGCTGGGCCGGCTTTCGCGCCCCGAGGAATTCGCAAACATCATCGTCAAGGTGAATCCGACTCGGATGACACAGCCCGCGACGGCGCGCAGGCCGCCGGTTTTGGCATCAAGCTTTGGGTTGCCCGCGCCGGGAACGAACGCCACGCAGCCAACCGGCCCAGCGACGACAGCAGCTTCGACCAGCGCCGTGAACTCCAGCCTGTTAACGGTTGGGACCGGCGGCGGCACGGCTGGTACGAGCGGGCCGACATTGTCTACAAGTACGACTGCGGGCCGCGCAACGACGGCCACCGTAACCACCGCCGGCGCCGCACCGGCCGGCGGCACCACCGCGGGTGCGACGCTATTGGCGACGCCCGGAGTGTCGACTGGCGGTGGCGGAACCGCGGCGGGGGGCGGCACGACCGGGGGCGGCGGCATGACCGGAGGCGGGTCCACTACCGGCGGCGCTTTCTCGACCGCCCCTTCATCCAACGCGGCTCCTTCGTCCAACACGGCCCCTTCGACCAACACGGACCTTTCCTACAGCGCGGCATCGTCGACCAGCGCAACGTCCGCCAGCCCAACCGCAAGCGCGGCCGGCTCCTCGTTCATGCCGAATCAGCCGTCGCTGGCGATCGTTCGTTTGAGCGACGTCGGCCGGGTCGAAATGGGCGCTCAAAACTACAACCAGTCCTGCTTATTCGACGGCAAGCCGTCGGTTGGGCTGGGGGTCTTTCAACTTCCCGGCACGAATGCTTTGGATGTGGCCAATAGCGTGCGGGCGAAGATGGAGGAATTGAAGAGCCGGTTTCCGGAAGGGTTGGATTATCAAATCGCCTACGACACGACGCCGTTTATCCGCGAGTCGGTGTCCGACGTCGTCAACACGCTCTTGGAGGCGACGCTCCTCGTCGGCGTGGTGGTGCTGCTGTTCTTGCAAACCTGGCGGTCGGTGCTGATTCCGTTGATTGCCGTGCCGGTTGCCATCATCGGCACCTTCTCGATCATGGCCTTGCTCGGCTATAGCCTGAATAATATTTCGCTCTTCGGCCTGGTGCTGGCGATCGGCATCGTCGTGGACGACGCGATCGTGGTGGTCGAGAACGTCGAGCGCTGGCTCGAGCACGGTCTACCGCCGCGCGAGGCGACGCGCAAGGCGATGGACGAGGTGACGGGGCCGATCATCGCCGTGGCACTCGTGCTGTGCGCGGTATTCGTGCCGTGCGCTTTCGTCGGCGGCATCACGGGGCAGTTTTACCGGCAGTTCGCCGTGACGATCGCCGTTTCGACCGTCTTCTCCGCCTTGAATTCGCTGACGCTCAGCCCGGCGCTCGCCGCCCTGCTCTTGAAGCCGCGCGACGGCCGGCGCGATCCCGTGACGAAGATTTTGGATTTATCGCTCGGCTGGATCTTTCGGCTGTTTAACGCGGCGTTTGGCGCGAGCACGACAGCTTACGGGAAAGTCGTCGCGAGCTTCATGCGCGTGAACCTCGTGATTCTGGCGGCCTACGGAGCGTTGATGGTGCTGACGTATTTGATGTTTTCCAAGGCCCCGATCGGCTTCGTGCCGCAGCAGGATCAGGGCCGATTGATCGTCAGCATCCAACTCCCCGATTCGGCATCGCTGCAACGGACCCAGGCGGTGGTGGCCAAAGTTGCCGAGATTGCCGGGAAAACGCCGGGGATCGCGCATACAGTGGGAATCTCGGGGTTGTCGTTCGTGATGCAGGCCACCGGGCCCAACGTGGCCTCAATGTTCATCGTGCTCGATTCGTTCGAAAAGCGGCGGCACCCCTTTCGCCCCGACACGGCCATCATGGCCGACCTGCGGCGCGCGTGGGCCAAGCAGATCAAGGACGCGGTCGTGACTGTCTACGGCGCGTCGCCGATTCCCGGCGTCGGCGTGGCGGGGGGCTTCAAGGTGATGATCGAAGACCGCGGCGACTTGGGGCTCCCCTCGTTGCAGATGCAAACCGATTCGCTGGATCGCAAGTTGCAGACGGACGTGCCCGGCCTGATTAGTGTCTCGACTCAGTTCCGCTCCAACACGCCTCAACTCTTCTTGAACATCGACCGGCTCAAGGCCGCCTCGTTGGGAGTGTCTTTGCAAGACGTGAATCAAACGCTCGACATTTTCCTCGGCTCGCTTTACGTGAACAGCTTCAACGACTTCGGCCGCCATTGGCAGGTGACTCTCCAAGCCGAAGGGCCGTATCGAAATCAAACCACCGCCATCAATCTGTTCCAAGTGCGGAACAACCGTGGCCAAATGGTCCCGCTCGGCACGCTGGCCAACTTGCAGTCGACCGGCGGCCCGATCGCGGTCACGCGCTATAACCTGTACACGGCTGCGGCGATCACCGGAAACTTGCAATCCGGACTCAGTTCCGGCGAAGCCATTCCCGCGGTCGACAAGCTCGCCGCCGAAACGCTGCCGATCAGCATGAAGGGGGATTGGACCGAGCTGATGTTCATGCAGAAGCGAGCGGGCAACACGTCGATGGTTGTCTTCGCGTTGGCGGTGGTTTGCGTGTTCCTCGCGCTCGCCGCACTCTATGAGAGTTGGTCGCTGCCGCTGGCGGTGATTCTGGTCGTGCCGTTGTGCTTGCTTTGCTCGTTGGCCGGGGTGCTCGGCACGCATCTGGACGTGAACATCTTCGTGCAGATCGGATTGGTGGTGCTCGTCGGGCTGGCTTGCAAAAACGCCATCCTAATCGTCGAGTTCGCACGGCAATTGCACGAGGAGGGACGGTCGCGATTTGACGCGACGGAGGAGGCCTCGCGGCTGCGGCTGCGCCCCATCCTGATGACCTCGTTCGCGTTTATATTCGGCGTGATTCCGTTGATGTTGGCTTCCGGCGCCGGTGCGGAGATGCGACGATCGTTGGGCACGGCGGTCTTCAGCGGTATGCTAGGAGTGACCCTGTTCGGCATTTTTCTGACGCCCGTGTTCTTTTACGTGATTCAATCCATCGGCGAAACCCGCTTGGTTTCGGCCACCGCGACGCGCTGGATCGGCTCGACGGTCGCTGGAGGCCTGCTGGGGTTGACGATCGGTTTCTTGCTCGGGGAGTTGGGCGTAGTCGGTCTGCCGTGGGCCGCCTGGGTCGGTGCGTCCGCTGGAGTGCTGCTGGCGCTGACGTTGCTGGAGTTGTTTCGCAGATACCGTGCAGAACCTTCGTAG
- a CDS encoding efflux RND transporter periplasmic adaptor subunit produces MKRCLLLDVGLILIAAGPWNGCAPKQTDVATAQAPAIPVSQPVAQQVTDFVDFTGRTEAKESVNIIPRVTGYLVSTPFKEGAEINRGDVLFEIDPKPYQAQYDQAEGQVLLNEARVKEAKADNARAKELSRTPGAISKQDLDRYQAAEEEAIASVQAAKASLEVYRINLGYCKVASPIDGQVSRYYLTPGNLVNQDQTQLTTVVSTDPMYVYFDMDESTLLRIRRAVNEGRIQRYRQGEIPVFIGLEGEEGFPEQGTINFVNNQVNSGTGSIMVRGEVANPKPINGTRLLSPGMFVRVRLPIGKPHPALLVIDRALGSDQGLKYAFIVGPNNTIEQRRVETGALQENGLRVIDSGLKAEEWVVVGAIQQVRSRMQIRPDRVTMPTLGTAAESVSSENGATGSQPAPTNADKSRPGAEKQDVESPKKGEATPAPVPPAGAEKPNEKAT; encoded by the coding sequence ATGAAGCGATGCCTGTTGCTCGACGTCGGTCTGATTCTGATTGCGGCGGGACCGTGGAACGGATGCGCTCCGAAACAGACTGACGTGGCCACTGCCCAGGCGCCTGCCATTCCCGTCAGCCAGCCCGTGGCGCAGCAGGTGACCGACTTCGTGGACTTCACGGGGCGCACCGAGGCCAAGGAATCGGTTAACATCATTCCCCGCGTCACCGGCTACCTGGTCAGCACGCCGTTCAAGGAGGGGGCTGAAATCAACCGCGGGGATGTGCTGTTCGAGATTGATCCCAAGCCGTATCAAGCCCAATACGATCAAGCCGAAGGGCAGGTGTTGCTGAACGAGGCCCGAGTGAAGGAAGCCAAAGCCGACAATGCGCGGGCCAAGGAACTCTCACGAACTCCGGGGGCGATCAGCAAGCAAGACCTCGACCGCTACCAGGCGGCCGAAGAAGAGGCGATTGCCTCGGTCCAAGCCGCCAAGGCGAGCCTCGAGGTCTACCGGATCAATCTCGGCTATTGCAAGGTGGCCTCTCCGATTGATGGACAGGTGAGCCGCTATTATTTGACGCCGGGCAACCTGGTCAATCAGGATCAGACTCAATTGACCACGGTGGTCTCGACCGATCCGATGTACGTCTATTTCGACATGGACGAGAGCACGTTGCTGCGCATCCGACGCGCGGTGAACGAAGGTCGAATTCAGCGCTACCGGCAGGGAGAAATCCCCGTGTTCATCGGCCTGGAAGGGGAGGAAGGGTTTCCCGAGCAAGGAACAATCAATTTCGTCAACAACCAGGTCAACTCAGGGACCGGCAGCATCATGGTGCGGGGCGAGGTCGCCAATCCCAAGCCGATAAACGGCACTCGGCTCCTCTCGCCCGGCATGTTTGTGCGAGTTCGGCTGCCAATCGGCAAACCGCATCCGGCGCTGTTGGTGATCGATCGTGCCTTGGGATCGGATCAGGGATTGAAATACGCTTTCATCGTCGGTCCGAACAACACGATCGAGCAGCGGCGCGTCGAGACCGGCGCGTTGCAAGAGAATGGCCTGCGGGTGATTGATTCGGGATTGAAGGCGGAGGAATGGGTGGTCGTGGGGGCCATTCAGCAAGTTCGCTCCCGAATGCAGATTCGGCCGGACCGCGTGACGATGCCGACGCTCGGCACGGCGGCTGAATCCGTCTCTTCGGAAAACGGGGCCACGGGGTCGCAACCGGCCCCTACGAACGCGGACAAGTCGCGGCCCGGCGCGGAGAAGCAAGACGTCGAATCGCCGAAAAAAGGGGAAGCAACTCCTGCCCCCGTCCCGCCAGCCGGCGCGGAAAAGCCAAACGAGAAAGCGACCTAA
- a CDS encoding FAD:protein FMN transferase — protein sequence MCNLWGGLRLGLVLLALLAAASAGASLKAGEPALARFEFSEVHMAVDFQVTLYAPDEPAAKRAAAAAFARIKQLDEMMSDYLPQSELSRLSDTAPSPKPVPVSDDLWRVLTRAKAISEQTGGAFDCTVGPLVKLWRRARRTGELPSTEAITAAREAVGYGFLELDSEQHAVRLLKPKMRLDLGGIAKGYASDAALSVLREQGIMRALVAGSGDIAVGDPPPGRNGWRIGIAPLELKGSPSRYVLLANAAVSTSGDSMQHVVIGGKQFSHVIDPATGRALTDHCSVTVIAADCTTTDGLSTGVSVMGPTAGLVLVERLPGVAAYIMRRPEGTLETFQSTHFRRFDDDRGGQSENAVK from the coding sequence ATGTGTAATCTTTGGGGCGGCCTTCGACTCGGATTGGTGTTGCTCGCATTATTAGCAGCGGCATCTGCCGGCGCGTCGCTTAAAGCCGGCGAGCCGGCGCTGGCGCGGTTTGAATTCAGCGAGGTCCACATGGCGGTGGATTTCCAAGTCACGCTCTACGCCCCGGACGAACCGGCCGCCAAACGGGCTGCCGCGGCCGCTTTCGCTCGCATCAAGCAGCTCGATGAGATGATGAGCGACTACCTGCCGCAAAGCGAGTTGAGCCGCTTGAGCGACACGGCCCCGTCGCCCAAACCCGTTCCCGTGAGCGATGATTTGTGGCGGGTGCTCACGCGCGCCAAGGCAATTTCAGAGCAAACCGGCGGTGCCTTCGATTGCACGGTCGGGCCGCTGGTGAAGCTCTGGCGCCGAGCGCGGCGGACCGGAGAGCTGCCCTCGACCGAGGCCATCACCGCGGCGCGCGAGGCGGTCGGCTATGGGTTTCTCGAGCTGGACTCGGAGCAACACGCGGTTCGGCTGCTCAAGCCGAAAATGCGGCTCGATCTGGGGGGAATTGCCAAGGGGTACGCCTCCGACGCGGCGCTGTCCGTATTGAGAGAACAAGGCATCATGCGGGCTCTTGTGGCTGGCAGCGGCGACATCGCAGTGGGCGACCCGCCGCCGGGGCGGAATGGATGGCGGATTGGAATCGCCCCCCTCGAACTGAAGGGTTCGCCCAGCCGCTACGTGCTGCTGGCCAACGCGGCGGTCTCTACCTCGGGCGATTCGATGCAGCACGTGGTGATCGGCGGCAAACAGTTTTCGCACGTCATCGATCCCGCGACGGGACGGGCGCTAACCGATCATTGTTCCGTGACGGTCATTGCCGCCGATTGCACGACGACCGATGGCCTTTCGACCGGAGTGAGCGTCATGGGACCGACGGCCGGCTTGGTACTCGTCGAAAGACTGCCCGGCGTTGCGGCGTATATCATGCGCCGGCCGGAAGGAACGTTAGAGACATTCCAATCGACCCATTTTCGGCGATTCGACGATGACCGGGGCGGGCAATCGGAGAATGCAGTTAAGTAA
- a CDS encoding PAS domain-containing protein has translation MKALVETADVALQAEWETHLVKWGFKVVPCSDVAAAWNVVLEQRPSLFVIESRKADPDGLELCRRVRTEGNGHLRVIWVVTDRSGPAAARAVLDAGADDCFSLPLDWQWCDVRIAAAKRKIAEFRNREQMEEALRRGNERFDLAVRGANEGLWDALVLPGVPWYSPETPVWYSPRTKELLGFRDEEFPNVLGSWMSRLHPDDRERIMKAVAEHVEHRVPYDVEYRLLTKSGEYRWFSARGLGIWSEAGEMVRMAGSLRDVTESRRTADALQASEEKWRGLVEHAPDFILVIDRSGAIRFLNRVGPQYEMKDVVGASVFDFTTNEEDRRRVRQTIDSVVQTGKPAQLESSLIAPDGNIAWYASRFGPIERDGKIDSLIVITRDISDRKRADAALLREQDFLRRLLDLHERDRQLVAYEIHDGMVQEMTGALMHLEASKHAEDDGLRETEFDRGARLLREAVNEARRLISGLRPPVLDELGVIAAVEYLINEARGEVPEIEFVHRATFDRLVPPLESAIFRVVQEALSNIRKHSGSRRARIEIYENGSTLRLVIRDWGRGFDPTKVSRERFGLQGIRQRARLFGTTAVVDSAPGKGTTIAVDLPLILNEKVEVQSTKFEVRSEELESRSN, from the coding sequence GTGAAAGCCCTCGTTGAAACCGCGGATGTCGCGCTCCAAGCGGAATGGGAGACCCATCTCGTCAAGTGGGGCTTTAAGGTCGTGCCCTGTTCCGACGTGGCGGCCGCCTGGAACGTCGTTCTGGAACAGCGCCCGTCACTTTTCGTGATTGAGAGCCGCAAGGCGGATCCGGACGGCCTAGAACTCTGCCGCCGCGTGCGCACTGAAGGCAACGGCCATTTGCGGGTGATCTGGGTCGTGACCGATCGGAGCGGACCCGCGGCCGCACGGGCCGTTCTCGATGCGGGCGCCGACGATTGCTTTTCGCTGCCCCTCGACTGGCAATGGTGCGACGTCCGCATTGCGGCGGCCAAGCGAAAGATCGCCGAGTTTCGTAACCGCGAGCAAATGGAAGAAGCCCTGCGCCGCGGCAACGAGCGATTCGACCTGGCGGTCCGCGGGGCGAACGAAGGTCTGTGGGACGCCCTGGTTCTCCCCGGCGTTCCTTGGTACTCGCCCGAGACGCCGGTCTGGTACTCCCCGCGAACGAAGGAACTGCTCGGATTTCGCGACGAAGAGTTTCCGAACGTTCTGGGAAGCTGGATGTCGCGGCTTCATCCCGACGACCGAGAACGGATTATGAAGGCCGTCGCCGAGCATGTCGAACATCGCGTGCCCTACGACGTCGAGTATCGGTTGCTGACGAAATCGGGCGAATATCGGTGGTTCAGCGCTCGTGGCTTGGGGATCTGGAGCGAAGCCGGAGAGATGGTGCGGATGGCTGGCTCGCTGCGCGACGTGACCGAATCGCGGCGGACCGCCGATGCGCTGCAGGCCAGCGAGGAAAAGTGGCGCGGGCTGGTCGAGCACGCGCCCGATTTCATCCTCGTGATCGACCGAAGCGGCGCGATCCGGTTCCTCAATCGCGTCGGGCCGCAATACGAAATGAAGGACGTGGTGGGCGCCAGCGTCTTCGATTTCACGACCAACGAAGAAGACCGCCGACGTGTCCGGCAAACGATCGACTCGGTCGTCCAGACGGGAAAGCCGGCTCAATTGGAATCGTCGCTCATTGCCCCCGACGGCAACATCGCCTGGTACGCCAGCCGGTTTGGCCCGATCGAGCGCGACGGAAAGATCGATTCACTGATCGTCATCACCCGCGATATCTCCGATCGCAAGCGGGCTGATGCCGCCTTGCTCCGGGAGCAGGATTTCTTGCGGCGTCTGCTGGACTTGCACGAGCGCGACCGGCAGCTCGTCGCCTACGAGATCCACGACGGAATGGTTCAGGAGATGACCGGCGCGCTCATGCACCTCGAAGCCTCCAAGCACGCTGAGGATGACGGTCTCCGCGAGACGGAATTCGATCGCGGAGCGCGGTTGCTCCGCGAGGCGGTCAATGAAGCGCGGCGGCTGATCAGCGGTTTGCGGCCTCCCGTGCTCGACGAACTCGGGGTGATTGCCGCCGTGGAATACCTGATCAACGAAGCTCGCGGCGAAGTGCCCGAGATCGAGTTCGTCCATCGAGCGACATTTGATCGATTGGTGCCCCCGCTGGAAAGCGCCATCTTCCGGGTCGTCCAAGAGGCGCTCAGCAATATCCGCAAACACAGCGGCAGCCGCCGGGCGCGGATCGAAATCTATGAAAACGGCAGCACGCTCCGACTGGTGATCCGCGACTGGGGCCGCGGCTTTGATCCGACCAAAGTCAGCCGCGAGCGGTTCGGGCTGCAAGGCATCCGCCAGCGGGCGCGGCTGTTCGGGACGACCGCCGTCGTCGACAGCGCGCCGGGGAAAGGGACCACGATCGCCGTCGATTTGCCGCTGATCCTCAACGAAAAAGTAGAAGTACAAAGTACGAAGTTCGAAGTACGAAGCGAAGAATTGGAAAGCCGGAGTAACTAG